The following is a genomic window from Nitrososphaerota archaeon.
TCCAAAGGTTCTGCCCCCCTCCTGCGACAGGTGGGACGGTCACCGTAGTATTCCAGAAGCCCTCGGCGTTGGCGGTGGTGCCGCTACCCATCTCGACCGCGGTGGAGAGGCGCGTCCCTATCCAGAAAGTGACAGTAGAACCTGCGTATGAGTTGTTCCCCGCGATGTAAAGCGTCCCGCCGACCTGGGCCTTGACTGGGGGAAGATCCTTCACGGTAATCGAGCCGACTGTCCCAGTGGTCCCCGTGTCGTTGCCGTAAAGCTGGCCTTTGACTAAAGCCCCATCCGTGGTGTCGACCGGCTTCCCCGAGGAACTGTAAGACACGATTTCAGCTATCCCACGGCTGAACTCCTTGAACACCGGTGAGTTCAGGGCCTCCTGGTTGGCGTTGATGACGGTACCTGGGTGGCTGGCGTTGACCGCGAAGAGGAGAATGGGGATGGCGACATATGGACCGTAGGGCGCGGAGGGATTGATCACCTGCCTAGTGTCGACCATGGGGCATGTCCCGGAGGCGTAGAGTCCATGGGCGGTACATCCGGCGGTGAACGAACCACTCCCTGTTGGGACGCTCTTGATCCACATGACTGTGGTGGTTGTGTTGACCCCGAGCCACGGATGAGTCGTGTAGGTGGCGTTGATGTCCACATAGCTGTTGGCCGGGAACCCTCCCCCACTCACGGTGACTGCAGCCCCGGCAGGCCCCATCGTAGTGCTGAAGAATACAGCGACAAGCCCCGGCTGAGGATTGACGGTGCCGAGGGTTGAAGCCACGGCCCCTGTGGAGCCATCGTAGATTTTGACGAAGTGGTACGAGCCGCTGATGGCTATGGCGATGGGTCCCGCGACGACTGGGACCCCGGACCTCGTGGAGCCGATGTAGAAGGTCTCTGTCTTGCCCAGCCCGACGCTCCCAGAGACCGCCTTCCAGGCATCGGTGGTATTGCTGAAATCGGCGGTGTTGAAAGTGGGCCCGTACTGGACATCATTGGTCCCGATATCGGCGAACCCGTTGGTGCTCATGTAGAGCTGGAACTGGGCGCCCGAGAAGGTCACGCCCGCCAGGTCGATGGCGAAGACCCCGGCTGGCGAGAGAGCGACGCCGTCCTTAGAGGTCACCAGGCTGCTACCGGCTATCACCGACTCGTTGGATGAAGCGATGTTGAGCGCCGAGGGACGGGGAACGGAATTCACGTCCCCTATCTGGGCGTTTCCAGTGGACGCATGGGTGGTGCCTGCGGAGATAGCAGGCAGAAGGGCAGAGAAGACAAGGATGAGTGCGATGGATGACCCCGACAGGCGAAGCCGCCCGGCGGTCGGGCCGTTCATGTAGAGATGTGAGAAGCAGGCGTCCTTTAACGCTTGTCTTCGACGCTTATCTTGGGAACGGCTATGCCGGAAGCTCTGAGGTCGTCTTCGGCCGAGCCAAGCTTAAATGCACGGGAGGAAACGGGGGCAATCCGCTTCAGTGAGAAGTTGAAGTTTCCAAAAGAGATTCGCAGGAACTGCCCTTGGTGCAACAAGCACACCATACATTCCGTGTCGCTCTACAAGAGAGGGAAGGAACGCGCAGGATCGTGGGGTGCCAGGAGGCAGGCCGGCAGGAAGCGCGGTTACGGTGGACAAAAGTTCCCCGAACTGATACGCACGGCCAAAACCACCAAGAAGGCGACTTTGAGGCTGAAATGCCGGGAGTGCAACCGCGAGATGATGACCGATGGAATCAGGCTGAGGAAGGCGGAGATAGCGGCGTGAAGCGCGACAGGGAGCCCATCCCCAAGACGAGGAGTGCCTTCCTGCTCGTCAAGTGCCCTGACTGTGGAGAGGAGAGGATACTCTTCTCGAACGCGGCAAAGGATGTGGGATGCCAAGGGTGCGGGAGGAAACTCGCCGAGAGCCGTGGCGGCAAGTCTGTGGTCCTTGCCACTATCGTGAAGCGACTGGGTTAAGCCAGCCGCCCAGTTCTAGGCATCGAAGAACTTCAATCAGCAATGCGCCGTGGCGTATCCTGAGGACGCAAGTATGCCCTGGGACTGCTCCCAGAGGGTCGGACGGATTGTAGCACTTTATGATTTAGACGATGATGGTGCGGCAGGGGGCCATCTCGGACCAAAACGACAAATACCACTAAAATCCTCGACTTCACATGAGCCAGGAGAGGCCCCTTCCGGACCCGGGCGAGATTGTCGTCTGCACGGTCAGGGAGATTACGTCTCATGGTATCTACGTCAACCTAGACCAGTATGATGGCACCAATGGGTTCCTCCACGTCTCCGAGATATCTACCGGGTGGGTCAGAAACATCGACAGAGTGGCGAAGGTCTCTCAGAAGCTCATATTGAAGGTCGTCAGGATCAACAGGATGAGGAGGGAGATCGACCTCTCGCTTAGGCAGGTCACCAATGAGGAAAGGCGCCAGAAGGTCATAGACTGGAAGAGGGAGGAGAGGGCGCTGACCATCGTCCAGGCGGCAGGAAAGAAGCTAGGAGTAGACGAGCCGGGAGAGAGGCAACTGAGACGCAAGCTGGAGGAGGGGTTCGGGACCCTATACGTGTCTCTTGAGACCGCCGCAAAAAGAGGGGCGGAGGCGCTAGCGCCTGCAGGGCTGTCGGACAGGGAGGCGAAGGCGGTGGCTGAGCTAGCTGCGGAGAAGATAATCCCCCCGAAGTACGAGGTTGGGGCGCTCGTAGAGGTGTCATCGAGGTCCCCTGAGGGGATAGAACAAGTCAAGAAGACGCTGGTTGCGGCCGCCAGCGGACAGTCGGCGGAGGTCCATATCACCTACGCCGGCGCGCCACACTATAGAATCAGAATAACGGCGGACGACTACAAGCAGGCTGAGAAGGTCATGGACTCGGTTCTCGAGAAGATCAAGGATGGGGTCGGGAAGCATGATGCCTTCAGCTTCAAGCGCGAGATATCAAGGAAGTATGGCGGTAGTTAATGAAGAGCTTGATGCTGAAGTGTGGCAGGTGCGGCAGATACACTCTGGCTGAGCAGTGCCGGAGCTGTGGAGAGAGGACTGTCACGGTCCACCCGGCGAGATACTCGCCTGACGACAGATATGCGAGATATCGGACCCAACTGGCGTATGCAGACAGAGCCGACCCAACGGTTGCCGTCTGACGGGGCGGTCGGTGGCCCACTAAGTGTAGTTGCCTGGTACGAGCTGGTAGAGCAGGATTGTGTTAAAGCATTGGAGGCTCGCGTCTCCAGGACATGGGTTGCCGGCCGAGGTCCCGTTGATTCCGGATTCAGCCGCCCCAAAGCTGGGTGAGACGTAAGCCAGTCTGAAAGGTCCCGAGCTGTCAGAGGGGAAGTTGAACGTACCTGGGTAGGAGAAGGCCTCGTAGGGGGGCGCACCGTTGCTCGCCTGCTGGTAGGACTGCGAGAAGGAGCAATAGAACACTTGAGCGCAGATGGTCCCGGTGTTGGCCGAACTGGGAACGATCCATCCGGCGAGGTTGAACGGCAGTAGCTGGCCGAAGAGGCTGTCCTGCATTGCGTAGGGGGTCAGGTTGAAGTCGTCAGTCCCGATGCATGTGCTCGTCCCGGCCGAGGGGCATTCGAGGTAGAGCGACTCGTTCAGACCACCGATGCGTATGAACCATTGCTTCTTGCTTTCGTCCCCGCCACCCGCGGTGAAGCCTCCGCTGGCGGGAACCTGCAGGATGAAGAAGTTTGTTGTCCCAGTAGTTTGAGATACGACCGGCATGATGCTCCCAGTGATGAAGATGGCGACGTAGGTTGGCCTACCACCCCCCATCTTTTCGGCCATAGCCGCTGCCTGGGTGACGTTGGACATCAGGAGCCGGCCGACCTGTGCTATCTGGGTGCTGTTGATGGTGGCGTTGTCCACCACGGTAGTCCTGTTCCCCA
Proteins encoded in this region:
- a CDS encoding 50S ribosomal protein L44e; the protein is MKFPKEIRRNCPWCNKHTIHSVSLYKRGKERAGSWGARRQAGRKRGYGGQKFPELIRTAKTTKKATLRLKCRECNREMMTDGIRLRKAEIAA
- a CDS encoding 30S ribosomal protein S27e gives rise to the protein MPGVQPRDDDRWNQAEEGGDSGVKRDREPIPKTRSAFLLVKCPDCGEERILFSNAAKDVGCQGCGRKLAESRGGKSVVLATIVKRLG
- a CDS encoding translation initiation factor IF-2 subunit alpha, which encodes MSQERPLPDPGEIVVCTVREITSHGIYVNLDQYDGTNGFLHVSEISTGWVRNIDRVAKVSQKLILKVVRINRMRREIDLSLRQVTNEERRQKVIDWKREERALTIVQAAGKKLGVDEPGERQLRRKLEEGFGTLYVSLETAAKRGAEALAPAGLSDREAKAVAELAAEKIIPPKYEVGALVEVSSRSPEGIEQVKKTLVAAASGQSAEVHITYAGAPHYRIRITADDYKQAEKVMDSVLEKIKDGVGKHDAFSFKREISRKYGGS
- a CDS encoding RNA-protein complex protein Nop10; this translates as MKSLMLKCGRCGRYTLAEQCRSCGERTVTVHPARYSPDDRYARYRTQLAYADRADPTVAV